The window CCGTCTGGGGCGCCTGGCCGATGCTGACGAGATGGTGGGTGCTGTGCTCTACATGGCATCTGAGGCTTCAAGCTTCATGACCGGTCAGTGCATCACCGTCGATGGGGGGCTCGTACCAGCTCGCTGAATACATGGACCGTTGAGCCCACGACGACCGACCGTCGGTAGGGTGGCTACCGAATCTGACGGACCGTCAGGAATTCAGACGGCCACGAGCCTCCGGAGAACCACATGTCATTGGGAGATGCCGCCCACCTCGAAGGAAAGAACATCGTCGTCACCGGTGCCGGCAACGGGATCGGTCGGGCTATCGCCCTGGCCTGTGCCGCCGAAGGCGCCAACGTGGTGGTGGCCGATTACGGCGTTTCGATAGATGGGAGCAACCCGTCCAGCGATGTCCCCGACGCCGTGGTGGCTGAAATCGCTGCCACGGGTGGAACGGCCATCGCAGTCGCTGGCGACGTGTCAGAGATGGCGGTTGGTCAGCGCATCGTGGACGCTGCCGTCGACAACTGGGGGACCGTCGATGGCGTGGTCTGCGTGGCCGGAATCGTGCGCGAGCGGATGTTGTTCAACATGAGCGAAGAGGAGTTTGACCAGGTGGTCGGTGTCCACCTCAAGGGCCACTTCACGCTCTACAAGGCTGCCTCGGCGGTGATGCGCAAGCAGGAGACCGGGGGCAGCCTGATCGGATTCACCTCCGGGGCGTTCGTGGCGTCGACTGCCCAAGCCAACTACTCGGCTGCCAAAGGCGGCATCGTTTCGCTGACTCGGAGCGCAGCCTTTGCCCTGAAGAAGTACGGCATCAATGCCAACTGCATCGCCCCGGCTGCCATGACACGCATGTCGGAGAACGTGCCGTTCGAAATCGAGGCCGGCAGCCC of the Acidimicrobiales bacterium genome contains:
- a CDS encoding SDR family oxidoreductase yields the protein MSLGDAAHLEGKNIVVTGAGNGIGRAIALACAAEGANVVVADYGVSIDGSNPSSDVPDAVVAEIAATGGTAIAVAGDVSEMAVGQRIVDAAVDNWGTVDGVVCVAGIVRERMLFNMSEEEFDQVVGVHLKGHFTLYKAASAVMRKQETGGSLIGFTSGAFVASTAQANYSAAKGGIVSLTRSAAFALKKYGINANCIAPAAMTRMSENVPFEIEAGSPEAIAPLAVWLMSDMARDVTAQIYTCTGKRIAVWNQPLEIRHMWADDGEAFTVDEIANKLPATIGDEEMPMFADLDRRMKEMAEAQSSAGVNSGA